In one window of Arachis ipaensis cultivar K30076 chromosome B06, Araip1.1, whole genome shotgun sequence DNA:
- the LOC107647625 gene encoding inositol transporter 1-like: MVADMCVSIKAGSSDYLEKHPERRISFSQNFYIIGVTFAAGIGGLLFGYDTGVISGALLYIKDDFEVVKNSSFLQELIVAMALIGAIFGAAIGGYINDSLGRKAATIVADICFAVGSLLITVAPNPTLIIVGRFFVGLGVGFASITAPMYIAEVSPSEIRGGLVSVNCLMITTGQFLSFVINYGLTRVPGTWRWMLGIAGTPAVIQLVLMVFLPESPRWLYLKNRKEEATNVLSRIYPSPRLEDEIDILEAHMEQEQKDKVKVKYSDVFKLKEIRVAFICGAGLQAFQQLTGISVIMYYSPTIIQLAGFKSNESVYFMVPRTLWHARMHGTLTSTASTLVSTLREPSTLRLDDIEGDNYATLGAIAAPHCTTPPNHHISRQLPFVLPSKPSSMTA, encoded by the exons ATGGTGGCTGATATGTGCGTGTCGATTAAAGCAGGAAGCTCTGATTATTTGGAGAAACATCCAGAGCGCAGAATATCATTTTCCCAAAATTTTTACATTATTGGTGTTACTTTTGCAGCTGGTATTGGTGGCCTTCTATTTGGTTATGATACTG GTGTGATATCTGGCGCTCTCTTGTACATAAAAGATGATTTTGAAGTTGTAAAGAACAGTAGTTTTCTTCAG GAACTAATAGTTGCCATGGCCTTAATTGGTGCAATTTTCGGCGCCGCCATTGGTGGTTACATTAATGATTCTTTAGGGCGTAAGGCTGCCACTATTGTGGCAGATATTTGTTTCGCAGTAGGATCACTCTTGATCACCGTCGCACCAAATCCCACTCTTATCATAGTTGGCCGGTTTTTTGTTGGCCTAGGTGTAGGTTTCGCCTCTATTACTGCTCCTATGTATATTGCAGAAGTATCACCGTCTGAAATAAGAGGTGGATTAGTTAGTGTCAATTGTCTTATGATCACAACTGGCCAATTTCTTTCCTTTGTCATCAATTATGGTTTGACTAGA GTTCCTGGAACATGGCGTTGGATGCTTGGAATTGCAGGTACACCAGCTGTTATTCAGTTGGTTCTTATGGTCTTTCTTCCTGAGTCCCCCAGATGGCTATATTTGAAG AATAGGAAGGAGGAGGCCACCAATGTTCTTTCTAGGATATACCCATCTCCTCGATTGGAGGACGAAATAGATATTCTTGAAGCTCACATGGAGCAAGAACAAAAGGataaggtcaaagttaaatacaGTGATGTATTTAAGTTGAAAGAAATCAGAGTTGCGTTCATATGTGGCGCTGGACTTCAAGCATTCCAACAACTTACCGGTATTAGTGTTATAATGTACTATAGCCCAACAATCATTCAATTGGCTGGCTTCAAATCAAACGAATCGGTGTATTTTATGG TTCCTCGGACATTATGGCATGCACGGATGCACGGGACCTTGACATCAACTGCCTCAACGCTAGTTAGCACATTGCGGGAGCCATCGACTTTGAG GCTGGATGATATTGAG GGAGACAACTATGCAACGCTTGGAGCAATCGCGGCACCTCATTGTACAACTCCTCCCAATCACCATATATCTAGGCAATTGCCTTTTGTTTTGCCATCCAAACCTTCTAGTATGACGGCTTGA